In Conger conger chromosome 5, fConCon1.1, whole genome shotgun sequence, the DNA window CCAGTAGAGGAGAGCCGGAGTGTctccaggtttttgtttccaccagttCACTCAAAGATTAGATCACGGtgggtcaattgcagtgtgctgAGGTGGAGTGAAAGCACAGAATTCCGTATCATCTCGCGGCGCTGTGCATCCTCGTCGTGGCCACAAGGGGTCAGGCTAGTGCAGTTTTGAATCCAGGTTCTTCTCAACAACCTGTTGGCACAGAATTATGTATTTAGCTTCCGTTTCTTCACTGTTAAACATTTCCAAGAACAAGTAATTAAAACATCCCAAGTGCTGTAACTATGTGTATCTGCTTGagcattaaaacaaattaaatgactaGCTGCGTAAAAATCTTCTCCCATGTTTTAAATATGAGGCTATGATAGTTTGCAAGGGTCTAATAGTTTAAGGGTCAGTttaacagacacagattaagccttgCCCTACACTAAAtaaaattttgaatggagattttaCATACAAACcccaatttagtccaggattaataTGAATCCATGTCAGTGAAACCAGCATTTAAACTAAATTTCGAAATACCGACGGCTTTAGGACTTTAGGAGGTTCCTGTCCCGTAGACTTGTCCATTTCGACGTTGGACGCGTCCGTACATCGCAGCACATGCGCCTCATTAGACACAGACACGGATCCGTCCCTGAACACAAAACCGTATCCGGGCAACCAAAACCTGAcacaacccccacccacccatccaCCCCCCTCTTTCGAATGGTCcctcaaaaaacagaaaattctCAAACCAGTGTGAAGAAGCGGAGAAATCTCTGGAGGGTGAAACAACTCAGCTGCGCATGTAGTGGAGTGGAGGCGAAAAGGGACATACGTTTTGAAGAAGGTGAGTCGGCGCTGTTCGAAAAAAAATATGAAGCCTCATATTCAGTTGATAGGAACCGGGATGATCTTAATCCCCAGCCCAACTGCCCCAAACATTAAATCTGCTAAATTTTCAAACCTTGATTTCCACCAGCGCGGTAGTAGTTTGGGCATTGCAGGCAATTAGTAGCATTACTGTGTTGCTTACTTATTATCTTTGTAgcttattgtttatttatttattattttttattaatggtgTACATTGTTTATTTAACATCTAGAAATATTTGCAAATACGTATTCGTCTTTTTGTAGCTCGATAATGAGGATTGAGTCAATTAGGGCTAAGGCAGCCTTTTTGCCCTGCAGGCTAATTAGTTAGTAGGCTACCGATGCATTGTTAGTGGTGGATACGAAGTTAAAACCATACTATATGGCACTTATAAAGTTGTTCCCTGTGATAGGTTTGTGGATGTTCAATTACATAGCCATGCAGTTCGGCGGGCGGGAGGGGACGGATCGAGATGCGCTGCTAGACGCACAAAGCCACTGGCAGATGGCTAATAACCGTTATAAAAAGTTGTTTTTCAACCCACAGTTTTGAAGCAATGAAAGGCATCTTCCCTTTGCTAATGAAACGGCGGTTACTTGCCGTCTGATGCACGGTTCTTTGCTAGAGCTTTTTAGTGAAGTTTTTGTTCTTTCAGAGAATAGCACGTGCCCATCCATCTGCGCTCTCCAAAACATGCTATATTAACCCTGAACGTACTATGAGCGCAGTTTATTTCCACATAGAATAGTTTAATATTTGTATCATGAGGGCTGAACACGTCTGTCAATTCAACGTTTGTCAGGTTGTAGTTTACGCTCGCACTTCTTTACGACTGACTAAAGGGTGTTAGCTTTACGTTGCTGAACACGTTATATTGCCTTATTATGGTCATTAACCTACCAGAGTGACTTGGAAAAACAACAGAGCCAAGTATATCCAATTGAATCAGTCGCGAGAGCAAGCGGAGCACCATAAAAGCACCAAATGCCAGCCTCGCCCCATAAAACAACTCTTACATTTGTACAGGTGACATCCATACTAAACAATGCAGCGTGTTATAAACAATCCTAAAATAAATCCAAGATGAATGCAGTGTGACCTACGTGTGCATGAGTTGTTCTATTCACTCGGTATAAACCCGGTATAAACCCGGCGGCTGAACGGACGTGTAAAACAATGCTAATACGCTATAAAGACCCTGCACCTTGCTTTTTAACCCCTTACGCTGTGAGGTCACACATATCTGATCGAGACCTTAGAATTACAATGTTCAAACTGACAATTTCATatgattttgatattgtacatttttgGGTGCATGTCATGTTGATCTTTGgagaactgccctgcatttcagttttgccgTTTCAGGATGCGAGAAAAAAAGCTCAGTATCTCAAAGCTACTCGGAACACAGCTGTGACCTTGGAATCGTAAGGTTCTAAGATTTtgagtgttcttaactgaacactctGAAGCCGTACGTAACAATCGCCACTGGCAACTGTGAGAGCAttgggagttctagaacactgactgacaGAATTTTGAAAATGCGACATTCCAAATGACCTCCTCCGCAAAGGGTTAAGCAGGGAGATGCTTAGGCTCCGAGACCTCTTTGTGGTCGCTTTGAGTCCCATTCCCAGGTTTACAGTGCATCTAAATGGCAGGCCTGATAAATAATTCATGACAAGGACATAGAAGGGGGCCTTGGAACAGGGCGATAAAGGAAGGCTTTTGGTGCAACAGGAGTGAAATAAGCAATCGGATCACATTACCTGCTATACAGAGGACGTGAGAACACGGACAGCCTGggggagtggtgtagagtgcTGGACACGTCCTTACGGTTCACGTTTACGATTACGGATATATCTGGTGCAAGATAAGGTACACTTAAGCAATcacgtgtgcttgtgtctgtatgttcaTCCACAGTCAGACGATGCTGTTCTGCCCAGCCGCGTGATAAAGGTGTTTTGCTTAAGAGCTGATTCAGCAGGAACAAGAAGAATATGTACACGGCTGTGACAATGTAGAATGTGTCGTGTGTATAGTTTTGACGTAAAACAAAGAGTGCATATATCGGAGAGCTTGCTGCTTTGCTTCGGGGAAAGCACCATGTGAATTATCTCCATGCTGCATGTAATAACAGCACCTTATCACAGTGCTCATTTTGTCCACAATCTGGATTATATATTCCTCTTCATCAATCTGCATGCAATGCaaacaaaatgacaacaaaataaaaagtttcaCTAAAGTTTGCCCTAGATAGTGCAGACATTGGGTCATTTAACtgtaagtttgtttttgttttttttctgcttggaGCTCTTCCTCCAATCGGATAACTTGACAGGCTCTATTTTGATAATCACACTGGCCTGGCAGCCTGTGGAGCAGTCGGAGGTCCACCTTCTTCTTCTAGTTAATTGGAGCGCTGAGCGCTAGCACGGTGGTAGAAGGTGACGTCACCGGCGATCCCATTAAACTCTGAAATGATCATCATCGCTGACCGCTGGAGAGCGTCACCCTGGTCTTGAGCGAACACAAACCCTCTCtgcttttaaattaaaatatgacaGAAATGGCCAGCATTGAAaatgattttacattttgtccaagctccctttctgtctgtttgtcgGAGCTGCATGTCTGAGACGTGCATTCATGCGTCGTTTTGTCGAGcggaatattcaaagagcgacCGTGTGACGCGTGCAACTGCAAGGAGTGGTATAGCCATTAACAGGACGCAAAAGGTTCAGAACTCGGtttcaaatacacataaatGGATATTTTAAGAGGAGAGTCCCAGTGTGTTGTGCGTTAATTAGGAAACATCTCATTCCTCAAGATGTTTTTTCCAGTGAAAGATGAGATCATCCGTAAAGGTACCCTGAAAAGGAAACTCCCATGGCTTTGTGTCGGTCGTTGGCCTGGGGGGGGTTGTCGGAAAAGGGGCCAGGGGTTTAGTTTACATGTCTGCTGTGCTGTTGTTGTGAGACCTGGTGCTACAGTGTGGATggcgacagacagacagacagtcagacagacagactgattgattgattgattgattgattgattatgaACAGTCCAAACCCACTTCTGGCACTGGTTCAATCGCTTTGAGACCAAAGACCTGCAATTCCCCAGCCGCCACCAGGGGGAGTAGGTGGGTTTATGGTGTCTGAAAACGAGTTAACGAGCATGGCACAAATGCTAATGGCATTGTAAAGCCATCAAAAGTCTGGGAGAGGCTCTTCACCGGTACATTGTGTGGCTTTTCCACATTGAGACAAATGAGAAATGCAGACTAGAGTTCTTGGCTTTTTCGTCATCTCGAATGCAGTTTTCCTGTTCTACTGTTATGACCAGCCATTCAGAAATACACTCTTAAATCGTAACGAGGCACACCTGAACAGTCTAACCGCAGAGATTTATGATTAGATTTCTAATCCCAtcagtatattttatttattcactttttaaaaaacaaatcctTCCTTTGGAAATGTGAGCTAAATTTGAACTTGTCTTTGAATTGGTAAAATGTTGATGGAGCTCAAGTGAGCAACTAAGCTTGAATGTAAGGGTAATTAAGTTGATTGAAGGCTGATAGCGCTTTGATCTACagataagagagtgtgtgtgtgtgtgtgtgtgtgtgtgtatgtatgtgtgggtgggatTGGAGTGCCCAATAACGGCAGACCTAGCTGAACTAGCCCAACTGTCATCTGGCACCAGACCACGCTTTTTTCAGAAGGGACGTTTTTGGGAGCCTTGCTTCTTGGCAGCACCGTAAAGTGTTTCTCTGCTAAAGTGGTGTTATTGAATTTTGTCTTTCAGAACGTGCCACTAAGGAACATCACAAGGGGGTTCGCGTTCATGCAGCACTTGAGTCTCGAGTCTCGAGTCTGTAAGTTGAAATGAAAGTTTGAGCAGCAAATTTCCATCCACTTGGTTGACGGAGGAACGTTTCTGACGAAGTGAAGAACGGGAATACGCGATTGAATGAATTACTACTTAAGTTCTTGTGGTTATGTAATGGGACTgattgtcatttgtcatttatCATTTGCATTTCACTAGTCGATGGGGGGGAAAGTTGAAGCCATGGTTGATCGCTCACAGCTCCacaggaaatgaatgaatgaatggactTCCTGTCCAAAATCACTCGCTGTGAAAACACGGGGTTACAGACCAGATCAGCCCTGTACAGACCTGATTAGACGATGGAGTAAAAAGCCGTGTGTGGTGGTCCTTTGTTGGGCTGGGGGTGGAGGTGCACTGAGCAGGAACCTGCTGGCTGTAGGCGGCTTGTTGAGTGCTGGGGATCTGTAGGGGGCTGGTTGAGTGCTGGGGTCCTGGAAAAGTGTTTGAGGGGGGGCCTAGTAGGGCATTTGATGGTGCTGGCAGGCACTAGGGTCTTGGCAGGGTGTAGCTTGGTGCCTTGTCTGTGCTGGATGCTGGGTGTGGAGGGGGTCCATATTCACAGCCAGCCAGCTGGAACTCAGAGGgtctcagaaataaagacaCAGACGAAGCGACTGGAAAAGATCTGGACTTTCAGACTGCCGCCTGTTGCTATGGAAACCGCTTGCTTGGGTCTGAGGATCGCCATGGTGACCTGTTCTGGGTCCGGAATATCGCTCTCTGGATCAAAGGCTGTTTGCCAGTGACCCCGGCTCATTAGAGCAGCTGTGTGCAAACATCGcaacccagttcctggagatctacggtcctttgttagggttggagtgaaaacctccaggacggtagatctccaggaacagtgttgggcagccctgctgtttagctgttgaatgacgtTTGCATTGTTCGCGTAGGAGTGAGAACCTACAGAATTgcggatctccaggaacagggttggagaccacagATGTAAACGGGGTGAGGAGTGGGGGGGAATCGGGCTGAACTAACGTGTGTGATTCGGTCTCTCATTTCAGCTGCAACTCCCATCCCGTGTGTGTTCCTGGTATTTGGCTGGAGGTGATGGAGATGTTTTTGGGCTCTCTCCCTGGGACATTTCCCCCGTCTGTCTCCATGGGAGCCACAATCTCACCGGGGTGCCTCACGGACCTAAACGGGTCCGTCTCATCGATCTGACCGATCAACGTTTCAACAGCGAAGAATAGGCATCCAGAGCTCTGGGCAACAATACATAAACAACTAACCTTCTCTGGACATTAGTACTAATACAATTCAAGTAAAATATCGAAACAAAACCGAAGCTATAATAGATATCCTTTGTGAAACTTGATTTTAAGAAGCTGCTGCtgtttattttggggggggctTTTTggtggattttttatttatttttgttgtcatGGACACGATGTCCCTGCCCCTCGTCACCATAGAGGACGTCGGCTGCCCTGAGCagcaggggattgtgggggTTGCCCATGACGACCACCTGGGCAGCCTGAAGGCTCTGGCGGAGAAGTTGAGGCTGGAGACCCGCAGGCCGTCGTACCTGGCCTGGAGGGCCCGCCTGGAGGAGCGGGGTTCCGGGGGCCTCGGGGCTCCGCAGACGCTGCCAGGGCCCCGCCAGCAGGAGGCGCCGTTCTCCCTGGGGCGTCCTGAACCCAAACCCACTCGGCCCCCTGCCAGACTCAACGGGTTTGGGAACATCGACGAGGCTCTCGACTGGCTCAGGAAGGAACTGGTGAGGAGCCCGGCCCACCCCGCCACCCGCCAAAAAAAATACCCCATGAGGCAGCGGTCCCCAACCcaggtttttactccaaccctcattcaacagctagagcagggctgcgaaaccatgttcctggagatctacagccctgtaggttttcactccaaccctaacaaagcacaaccCCATTAAACAGTTGGAATCAAGTGTGTCAAATTaggattgaaatgaaaacctacaagggcggtagatctccgggaacagagttgggaaccactgccatAAGGGGTTTCTGAAACACAGCCCCCAAAATGTTTCTGGCCTGGCCACCCCTACCTCTATCAAATGGCTGAACACACTGACTACAgttttttagctgatgcttttatccagagctcACAGTTCATTGGACTACACAAGGGGGCCAATGTGGGGTTAACACCCACAGCTGctcagatcttattgtggctgctgggttagaaccaccaaccttccaggccccagtcaaGAGCCTTAACCATAGGCTCAGGCTGCTCCCCTAAGAGAGGATTCCAGGGTTCATTCCCAGTGTGTGCTGCCCCACTAATAAGCTTGTTAGATGGACACAGAGGCATGACCGCCCTGTGCCCTCTGCTAGTAAAACTGGGCTGTCATTCCTGTTAAAGTGGGCAACAGTAATGTGGGCAGGAGAGTGTGAATGATGTTCCACAAGTGTGACCGCTCTTGTCTATTATGACGTAGAGTATGGACTGCTCTGTcactgcgcatacacacacacacacatatttaacaACCAGCCAATTAGCACTGGGGGCtcctggcccctcccctccacccagtgctgattggctgcttgcTCCCTGGCCCCTGCCCTCCctcagtgctgattggctgcttgcTCCCTGTGCGTGCGCAGACGGAGATGAGGCTGCAGGATCAGCAGCTGGCCCGGCAGCTCTTGCGTCTGCGCGGCGACATCATCGAGCTGAAGATCGAGCAGACGTGCCACCTGCACCGCTCCATGCTCAACGACGCCACCTATGGGCTGGAGGAACGCGACGAGCTCTCCGACCTGCTGTGCGACTTCCCGCTGACGCCCGGCTTCTGCCTGTCCAGCCCGCTCCGGCTCATCGGCGTCACCAAGATGAACATCAACTCCCGCCGCTTCTCCCTCTGCTAGCGGCGCGTCAGCGCTAACGACGCCACTCCTACAAAGCTACAGCGCGAGCTACAGCGCTAACGACACCGCTCCTACAAAGCCACAGCGCTAACGACACCGCTCCTACAAAGCTACAGCGCTAACGACACCGCTCCTACAAAGCTACAGCGCTAACGACACCGCTCCTACAAAGCTACAGCGCTAACGACACCGCTCCCACAAAGCTACAGCGCTAACGACACCGCTCCTACAAAGCTACAGCGCTAACGACACCGCTCCTACAAAGCTACAGCGTTAACGACACCGCTCCTACAAAGCTACAGCGCTAACGACACCGCTCCTACAAAGCTACAGCGCTAACGACACCGCTCCTACAAAGCTACAGCGCTAACGACACCGCTCCTACAAAGCTACAGCGCTAACGACACCGCTCCTACAAAGCTACAGCGCTAACGACACCGCTCCTACAAAGCTACAGCGCTAACGACACCGCTCCTACAAAGCTACAGCGCTAACGACACCGCTACTACAAAGCTACAGCACGAGCTACAGCGCTAACGACACCAC includes these proteins:
- the fam167ab gene encoding protein FAM167A produces the protein MDTMSLPLVTIEDVGCPEQQGIVGVAHDDHLGSLKALAEKLRLETRRPSYLAWRARLEERGSGGLGAPQTLPGPRQQEAPFSLGRPEPKPTRPPARLNGFGNIDEALDWLRKELTEMRLQDQQLARQLLRLRGDIIELKIEQTCHLHRSMLNDATYGLEERDELSDLLCDFPLTPGFCLSSPLRLIGVTKMNINSRRFSLC